The sequence below is a genomic window from Streptosporangium lutulentum.
ACGCCCAGGCCGCCGCCGGAGTCGGCGGCGTCATCAAGATGGTCATGGCCATGCGGTACGGGCTGCTGCCCCGGACGCTGCACCTCGGCGAGCCGTCCGCGCACATCGACTGGACGGCCGGCCACGTCGTGCCCCTGGAGCGGGCCAGGGCCTGGCCGGACGCCGGGCGGCCACGCAGGTGCGGGGTCTCCTCCTTCGGGTTCAGCGGCACCAACGCCCACGTCGTCCTGGAACAGGCGCCCGCCGAGGACGTCCCCGAGGCTCCGGCGGGCGACGGCAGGCTCCTGCCCTGGGTGGTCGCCGGAGTCGGGGAGGAAGGACTGCGCGCCCAGGCCGCGCGCCTCCACGCGTTCGCCTCCGCCGACCCGCGCCTCTCCGTCGCGGACGTCGCCCTCACCCTGGCCACCGCCCGCGCCGGCCTTCCCCGCCGCGCCGTCGTGATCGCCCGTGACCTCCCCGGTTTCCTCGCCGGGCTCGCCGCCGTCGCCGCCGGCGCCCCCGACCCCAGCGTCGTCCGCCCCACCTCCGGCGAACTCCCCGAGGGGGAGCCCTGGGGGATCGCCGCCGCCTACGCCGGCGGGGCCGAGGTCCGGTGGGACGCCGTGTTCGAGGGGAGCGGGGCGCGCGTCGCCGACCTGCCGACCTACGCCTTCCAGCGGGAGCGCTACTGGCTGGTCGACGAGACCGTCCGGGAGGCGCCCGCCGTGGAGGAGCCCCAGGCCGCGTCCTGGCGGTATCACGCCGTCTGCGCGCCCGTGCCCGACGACGCGCGGGTGCCGGTCTCCGGCAGCTGGCTGGTCGTCTCCGGGGCAGGCGCGGACGACGCGCTCGTCAGCGCCTCCGCCGGAGCCCTCGCCGGGCACGGCGCGCGAGTCCGTACCGTCGCGCTCACCCCGGGCGCCGACCGCCACGCGCACGCCACCTCCATCCGCGACGCGGCCGGCGGTGCCCGGGTCGACGGCGTGCTGTCCTTCCTCGCCGGTCTCGGCGGGGAGGACGTCCTGTCGCTCACCCGCGCCATGGCCGACGCGGGCGTCGACGCCCCGCTCTGGTCCGCCGGAAATCCCGGCGTCGTGGCCGCCGGATGGCACTGAAATGTAGGGGGTATTTAGGGGATCAATAAATTGGCCGGACATGCGAAAGTTAAATAGCCGGAAAGGTGAATACGTATAAACGATTCGGAGGATTGTCGTGGGAGAAGACCGTAGGGCCTGCGAGGAGAATCTGCAGAACTACATCACGCATGTCCTCAACGAGGGTCAGATCGATCGGCTGGGCGAATTCGTCCACCCCGACTTCATCACCCACACCGACGAGTCCGCGCTTGAGCTCGACGCCGAGGGCGACGACTTCGACGGCGTCCGCGACGGGATCGTCGAGCTGCGCGAGAAGCTGCAGCCGCACTACAGCGCCACCGTGACCAGGTGGGACGGCGACACCGCCCACCTGGCCTGGACCCTCGCCGGCACCCACGTGGGCCGCATCATGGGGTTCGACCCGACCGGGAAGTCCTTCGCCGTGAACTACACCAGCTGGTGCACGTTCAAGGACGGCAGGGCCATCGAGGCCAAGGGCGAATGGGACCCGGCCCAGACCCTGGCGGAGATCCGCAAGCAGATCGACGCGCAGCTCGTCGCCGACCACGTCTGACCGGATTGGCGACACCTGTTTCGCCGGTGCGTATCCGGCCACATCAAATCCGGTCATGACGACTATTTTCCCGACCATTGTTCGTGGGAGAAGCGGGCGTATGAACAGAGAAACAACCCCGGCCGACGCGGAGCATCCGACGACCGTGCTCCTCCCGTTGTCCGGCACCGACTCGAGGGCGGTCGCCGAACTCGCGGAGCGCTACGAGCGGGCGCTCGCCGACGACGGTGTCCGCCTGGCGGATCTGGCGTACACGGCGGGCGCGCTCAGCCCGCACACCGCTCCGCACGACGGCCCGCGCGCGGCCGGGGTGGTGGCCACGACCGGCGAGGCCCGGCAGTGGCTGGCCGACGTCAGCCGGCAGCCACCCGCCGCCGGCCTCGCACCGGTCGACGCCGGACGCCTCGTCCTCGTCTTCTCCGGCCAGGGCAACCAGTGGCTCGGCATGGGCCGCGGCCTGGCCGCGGAACCGGTCGCCGGGCGGGTGCTCGCCGAATGCGACGAGATCCTCACCCGGCTGGCCGGGTGGTCGCTCACCGCGGAACTGGCCGCCACCGAGGAGACCTCCCGGCTGGAGGACCCCGCGGTGCTCCAGCCCGTACTGGTCGCCCTGCAGACCGCCGTGGTCCGCCAACTCGAAAGCTGGGGGGTCGTCGCGGACGCCTGCATCGGCCACAGCCTCGGTGAGATCTCGGCCGCGGTCGCGTGCGGCGCGCTCACCCTGGAGGACGCCCTCTACCTGGCCGTCGTCCGCGGCGACCTGATGCGCGAGATCGTTGGCAGCGGCCGGACCGCGCTGCTGGGCGTCTCCGCCGAAGAGGCCGCCACCAGGATCGCCCGGCACGGCGGCGACGCCGAGATCGCCGCCTGGAACGCCCCACGGTCGACCCTGATCGCGGGAGCCGCCGCCACCGTGGGCCGCGTCGTGGACGAGCTCGCGGTCGAGGAGGTGTTCGCCCGGATGCTGCCCGGCTCCGTGGCTTTCCACAGCCGGTACGTGGCCCCCGTACATGACAAGATCACTGAGCTGGCCGGCGGCATCGTCGCCCGCGACGCGGGCACCACGATGGTGTCCACCGTCACCGGCGGGGTCGTCCCCGGCAGCGGGCTCGACTCCCGGTACTGGGGCGGCAACCTGCGCGAACCGGTCCGGTTCCTGCAGGGCGTCCGGTTCCTCGCCGACCAGGGGCACCGCGTCTTCGTCGAGATCGGCGCGCACCCCACACTGTCACCGTCGATCATCGAGTCGCTGGCCGGGACCGAGGCCCTGGTCGTCCCGACGCTGCGCCGCGGCGTGCCCGAGCGCGACGCGCTGCTCACCACCGCGGCCCGCCTCTACGAGGCGGGCGCCGCCCTCGACTTCTCCGCGCTGTCCCCGCCGGATCGGCGCGCCGTCCGCCTGCGCCCCGCACCCGCCCGGCGCGACACCGGCCCCGCCGTGACCGTCTCCCCCCGGGAGGCGTTCGGCGACCTTCCCGGCGGCCTGAGCCTCTGGCGCGGCACCGTCACCCGCACTCCCGCGCACGGCCGGTTCCACCTGTACGGCGAGCCCCTGGCCTCCTTCGCCCTGATCGCCGGCACCGCCCTCGCCGCCTGCCCGGCCGGGCCGTACGAGCTGGACGTCCGTCTCGCCGGCGGCCACGGTGCCGACGCCGTGGCCGCCGACGAGCCCTACGTCGCCTCGCCGGCCGGATCCGGGGCGATCGAGATCCACGCCCGGACCGGGGAGGGGCTCAGCCCGCGGGCCACCGGCGTCACGCGGCCCCGCACCGGAGAGGACCCCGGCCCGGTCGACGTCCACGCGCTCGCGGCCAGGTCCGGGACGCACCTGGCGGGCTCCGCCGCCTACACCGCCCTGGCCGAGGCCGGGCTGGTCGCCGACCACCCGCTGGTGCGAGACATCTGGCGCGGCCGGGGCGAGACGCTGTTCCGCCTGACCGCGACCACCGGATCGCCCGTCGACGTCATGGTCCACTGCGCCGTCCTGCTCTCCGCGATCCCCCCCGACGCCGACGCCGGTGTCGGTGTCGGTGTCGAAGGGGGTGCCGGACTGCCGGTCGCCCTCGACGCCCTGACCGTGGACCGCCCCGGAGCCGCGACCTGGCTCCTCCTCCGCGACCTCGACGAGCACGACCTCGACACACACCGCCTCGACACACACCGCGTCGACGAGCACGACCTCGGCGAGCACGCTCAGGGAGCGGGTCCCGGCGGTGGGACCGCCGGGCACTCGGTTCTGGTCCTGGACGCGTCCGGCGCCGTTCTCGCCGGTGCCGCCCGGCTCACCCTGCGGCACGTGCCGCAGGCCGTACTGGCCGAGCGGGCGGCCGAGCTGGCCGCCGCCCGGCGGGCCCGTGAGGCCGGTGCGGCGCTGGACCTGGCCGCGCTGGCCGGAGCCGACCTCGGCACCCGGACGGCCGCGATCGCGGACTTCCTGCGCACCGAACTCGGCCGGGTGCTGCGCATGCCGGCCGACCGGGTCGACCCCGACCGGCCGCTGAACGGTCTCGGCGTCGACTCGATCATGGGCCTGGAGCTGCAGGGCCGCCTGGAGGCGGCACTCGGCATCGAGGTGAAGGTGGTCAAGCTGCTCCGAGGCGACACCGTCACCGAGGTCGCCGCCGACCTGGCCGCCAGGCTCGACACCGGCACCCCGGCCGCCGCGGCCCAGGCCGCCGGGCTCGACGACCCCAGGGAGATCGAACGGCTCCTGGCCAACCTGGACATGCTCCCCCCGGAGGAGGTGGACTCGCTGCTCCAGCGCCTGGCGACCGGGGCGGCGGGAACGCTATGACCGAACAGATCGTGACGCCGCCGCCCGTGACGGCCGACCGCAGGGAGCTCCTGCGCGAGCTGCTCCGCAGCCGGGCCCTGCAGGCCGCCGACCACCAGCCGGCCTCCGCCGGCCAGCGCGCCCTGTGGCTCTTCGACCAGCTCCACCCCGGCAGCCCCGCCTACCACCTCGGCGGAGCCGCCCGGATCGAGGGCGCCTTCGACGCCTCGGCCATGCGGGCCGCCCTCGTCCAGGTCACCCGCCGCCACCCCGTGCTGCGCACCACCCTGGTCGCGGTGGACGGCGAGCTGCGGCAGCGCCTGTCGGGCGAGGCCACGGTCGAGTTCGACGAGCTCGACATGACCGGCTGCCCGGCCGAATGGGTCGACCAGGTCGTGGCCGAGTTCACCGAGCGGCCCTTCGACCTCGGACACGGCCCGCTGCTCCGTGTCCAGGTGCTGCGCCTCGACGACGACGCCCACCTGCTGGTCCTGGCCGCCCACCACGTCGCCACCGACCTGTGGTCGTTCGGCATCATCGCCGACGACCTGCAGCGCTTCTACACGGCCGAGGTCACCGGCGTCCCCGCCGACACCGCCGCCCCCGCGGCCGGCTACCTCGACTTCGTCCGCTGGCAGCGCGACCTCCTGGACGGGCCCGCCGGTCGGGCCGGAGGCGACTACTGGGAGCGGCAGCTCGAAGGGGAGGTCCCGCGGCTCGACCTGCCCCTGGACCGGCCCCGCCCGGCCCGGCCCGCGCACCGCGCCGCGGCCTGCTCCTTCACCCTGGACCGGACGCTGACCCTGGCGCTCAAGGAACTCGCCAGGCAGACCGGGGCGACGCCGTACATGGCGCTGCTCACCGTCTTCACCACGCTCATGCACCGCTACACCGGGCAGCGCGACATCTGGATCGGCTCGGCCACCTCCAGCCGGGGCCGCCCCGCCTTCCACGACGTCCTCGGCTACTTCGCCAACATCATGGTCGTCCGCACCAGGATCGAGCCGCGGCAGACCTTCCGGTCCCTGCTCGACCAGGTACGGAAAACCGTGCTGGACGGGCTGGAGCACCAGGACTTCCCGTACCCCATGGTGATCCAGCGGCTGGCCGAACGGCGGTCCGACTCCGGGTCGCCGCTGTTCGACGTGGCGTTCCACTACGAGTCGTCGCTGTCGTCGGCGCAGCGCGGCCTCTCGCTGATCGGCACCGGGTTCACCGACGCGGAGATCGCCGTCGGCGACATCGTCCTGCGCCCGCACGAACTGGCCCACCACGGCAGCGAGCACGACCTCACGCTGTTCGTCGAGGAGATCGACGACACCCTGTACTGCTCGCTCCGCTACGCCGTCGACCTGTTCGACCGGGCCACCGTCCGGGACATGGCCGACCATCTGACGGTCCTCGCGGGGGAGTGCGTGCGGCGGCCCGACGCCGGGCTCGGCACGCTGCCGATCCTCGCGCCGGACGAGCGGCACCGGATCCTCACCGCCTGGAACCGTCCCGACGACGGCGTCTCCACCTCGCGGTCGTGCGCCCACCACCTGGTCATCGCCCAGGCCGAGCGCACCCCCGACCGGACCGCCGTGGTGTGCGAGGACCGTTCGCTCAGCTACGCCGAACTGGTGGCGCAGGCGCGCCGGTTCGCGTCGGTGCTGCGGGCGCACGGCGTCGGGCCGGAGGTCAAGGTCGGGCTGAGCGCCGACGGGTCGTGCGACCTGGTCGTCGGGATGCTCGCCGTCCTGATCGCCGGCGGAGCCTACATCCCGCTGGACCCCGGATACCCGCCCAAACGCCTCGAATACATGATGGAGGACTCCGCCGTACGGCTGCTGCTCACCCAGCGGCGGCTGGCCGGCCGGCTCCCGGAGACGGGCGTGCCCGTCCTCTACCTGGACGACGACCACCCCGCCCCGAAGCCCGAACCGGAAGCCGTCGAGGCCACCGCGGACAACCTCGCCTACGTCATCTACACCTCCGGCTCCACCGGCCGGCCCAAGGGCGTGATGGTCGAGCACCGCGGCGTCGTCGACCTGGACCTGGCCCACCGGCAGGGCTTCCCGCCCGACCCGGACCGCCGGATCCTGCAGAACGCCTCGATCAGCTTCGACGTCAGCACCTGGGAGTGGCTGATGGCGCTCGGCTCGGGCGCCGCCCTGCACCTGGCCCCCCGCGCCGCGCTCCGCCCCGGCCCGCCCCTGATCGACGTGGTACGGCGGCGCGGCATCACCTCGCTCAGCGCCACCCCGTCGGTCATGGGCACCATGGATCCCGCCGACCTGCCCTCGGTCACCGAGCTGACCTCGGTGGGGGAGGCCATCACGGCCGAGACCGTCCGCGCCTGGGCGCCGGGCCGCCGCGTCGTCAACGCGTACGGGCCGACCGAGATCACCGTCTTCTGCACGCTGGAGCACTGCGAGCCCGACGGGCGGACCCCGGCGATCGGCAGGCCCGTCGCCGGCACCGAGCTGTACGTCCTGGACGACTACCTGGAGCCGGTCCCGGTGGGGGTGGTCGGCGAGCTGTACATCGGCGGCACCGGCGTGACCCGCGGCTACCAGAACCGCCCCGACCTCACCGCCGACCGGTTCGTGCCGCACCCGTTCTCCGACCGGCCCGGCGCTCGCGTCTACCGGACCGGCGATCGCGTCCGGTTCGGCCGCGACGGGCGGCTGCACTACCTGGGCCGCAACGACCACCAGGTCAAGATCCGCGGCGTCCGCACCGAACCCGGCGAGGTCCAGGCGGAGATCGTCGGGCACCCGGCCGTCCGGGAGGCGCTGGTGCTGGCCCGGCCGGCGCGCAACGGCGAGCTGCAACTCGTCGGCTACGTCGTCCGGCACGCCGGCGACGACACGAGCGCGGCGGCGATCCGCGACCACCTGGCGCAGCGGCTGATGCCGAACATGGTGCCCGCGCACCTGGTCCTGCTGGACGGGTTCCCGCTGAACCCCAACGGCAAGACCGACCGCGACCGGCTGCCCGACCCGGACGAGACGGCCGCGGACCGGCCCGCGAGCGGGGCCCCGCCGCGGACGGAGACCGAGCGGGAGCTCGCCGCCGTCTGGCACGAGGTGCTCGGCGTCACCGTCTCCGGCATCGACGACAACTTCTTCGAACTCGGCGGCCACTCGCTCCTCGCGACCCGGATCGTCACCCGGCTGCACCAGCTGCGCGGCGTGGAGATCCCCCTGCACGAGGTCTTCGACGCCCCGACGATCAGGACCCTGGCCGCCCGGGTGGAAGCCCTGTCCGGCGCCGCCGGAGCGCCCGAGCCGATCGAGCGGCGGCCGCGCGGCCCGGAGGGGCTGCCGCTGTCCTTCGCGCAGCAGCGCCTGTGGTTCATGGAGCAGCTGCGCCCCGGCGACCAGGCCTACCGCCTGGCCGGCGAGTTGCACCTCGAAGGCCGGTTGGACGCCGACCGGCTGCGCGCCGCGATGGCCCTCGTCGTCGGCAGGCACGAGGTGCTCCGGACGGTGTACCGCGCCCTGGACGGCGAGCCCCGCCAGTTCGTCCTCGACGTCCCCGCCGACCCGCTGCCGCTGCTCGACCTGGCGGGGACGCCGGAGGCCGACTGGGACCGGGTCCTGGGCGAGCGGATGCGCGAGTTCGACAGCGAACCGTTCGACCTCACCGCCGGGCCCGCCAGGGCCGTGCTGCTCAGGCTCGCCGAGGACCATCACGTCGCGCTCCTCGCGCTGCACCACATCGCCGGCGACGGCTGGTCGATGCGCGTGCTGGTCGAGGAGCTCACCGCCTGCTACCGGCTGCTGAGCGAAGGCGGCGCCCCGCCGCCGGAGGTCGCGGTCCAGTACGCCGACTTCGCCTGCTGGCAGCGCGACCGGCAGGACAGCGAGGACGGCGCGCGGGCGCTCGGCTACTGGGAGCGCCGGCTGGCGGGCGCCCCGCCCGCGATCGAACTGCCCGTCGACCGCCCCCGCACCGGGAGGCCCGGCCGCCCCCGCCGGGTCACCAGGGAGCTGGAGACGCCGCTGGTCGGCGCGTTGCAGCGGCTGGCCTCCGGTGAGAACGCGACGCTGTCCATGACCCTGCTGGCCGCGTTCAAACTGCTGCTGTCCCGCTGGTCCGGCCAGGACGACGTCCTCGTCGGCCTGCCCGTGGCGGGCCGCCTGCGCACCGACGTCGAACGCGCCATCGGCCTGTTCGTCAACACCGTGGTGATCAGGACCGACACCGGCGGCGATCCCACGTTCCTGGACCTGCTCCGGCAGGTACGGCAGAGCGTCCTGGAGGCCGACGCCCACCAGGAGGTGCCGTTCGAGCAGATCGTCGAACGCCTCGCCCCCGACCGCGACGTCTCCCGCACCCCGATCTACCAGGTCGTCTTCAACATGATCAACCTGGACGAGCTGGTCGTGGACATCCCCGGCATCGACGCCTGGGTCACCGAGACCGAGGACGTCAGCCCCCGCTTCGACCTCACCCTCTACGCCAAGCCCTACGACGGCGCCCTGACCCTCGACGTGGTCTGCGACGGCGACCTCTTCGCGGCCGGCACGGTCACCGCCCTGCTGCGCCAGCTGGAGGCCCTGCTCATCCAGGTGACCGCCGACCCCCGCCGGCCGGTCGACGAGCTGTCCCTGGCGGCGCCCGAGCCGGACGCGCGGTCGCACCCGGCCGGAACCGGGGCCCCGGTCCACGAGCGGTTCCTCGCCGCCGCCGGCCGCCACCCCGGTGCCGCGGCGCTCCACCACGACGGCCGTACCGTCACCTACGGCGAACTGGCCGGCCGCGCTGAGACGCTGGCCGCCGCGCTGCGCGAGGCGGGCGTCGGGCGCGGCGACCGGGTGGCCGTCCACGCCGGCCGCGATCCCGGCCTGGTCACCGCGCTGCTCGGTGTGCTCCGGGCCGGGGCCGCGTTCGCCGTCCTGGACCGGGACCACCCGCTGCCCCGCCGTACCGCCGCCGCCGGGAAGCTCGCGGCCTCGGCCTGGCTGGACGCCACCGGCGCGACCGGCCCGCCCGGCGTGCTCGGCCCCCCCGTCCCGTTCGCCCTCGCCGTCGCCGACCTGCCCCACCGGCCGGGCCCGGAGGAGCCCTTCCCGCCGGTACGGCCCGCCGACACCGCCTACGTCGCCTTCACCTCCGGATCCACCGGGACGCCCAAGGCCGTCGTCGGCTCGCACGCGCCGCTGGCGCACTTCCTGGACTGGTACACGACGACGTTCCAGGTCGGCCCGGACGACCGCTTCGCGCTGACCTCGGGGCTGAGCCACGACCCGCTGCTGCGTGACGTCTTCGTCCCGCTGTCGATCGGGGCGAGCCTGCACGTGCCCCCGCCGGGCCGCCTGGCCGACCCGGGCGCCCTCGCCACCTGGCTGGCCGCGAGCGGGATCACCGTCCTGCACCTCACCCCTCCGATGGCCAGGTTCCTGGCCGGCGCCGCCGACGCCGCGCTGCCCGCCCTGCGGTACGTGTTCTTCGGCGGCGACCTGCTCACCGAACGCGAGGTCGCGGTGATGCGCCGGATCGCCCCGCATGCCGCGCTGGTCAACTTCTACGGCGCCACCGAGACCCCCCAGGCACACGCCTACCACGTCGTCGGCGACCTGGCCCCCGGGCAGAGCGTGCCCCTCGGCCGGGGCGTCCACCCCGCCCGGCTCCTCGTGCTGCGCGGCGGACGCCAGGCGGGCGTCGGCGAACTGGGCGAGATCGTCGTCCAGAGCCCCCACCTGGCCGACGGCTACCTCGACGACCCCGAGGCGACCGCGGAACGGTTCGCGGACGGCCGCTACCGCACCGGCGACCTGGGCCGGCTCCAGGCCGACGGCACCGTCGCCTACGCCGGACGGGCCGACCGGCAGGTCAAGGTGCGCGGGTACCGGGTCGATCCCACCGAGGTCGAGACCTACCTGCGCACGCAGGCCGCGGACGCGTACGTCACGGCGGGCGTCGACTCCTCCGGGGAGACGACCCTCGTCGCCTATGTCGTGGGCGCGGACGACCCGGCAGGGCTGCGCGCCCGGATCGGCGGCGCGCTGCCCGCCTACCTGGTCCCGGCCCGGATCGTGCCCGTACCGGAGCTGCCGCTGACCGCCAACGGCAAGGTCGACGTCACCGCCCTGGCCGCCCTCACCCCCGACACGCCCCGCGAGGCCGCGGGGAAGCCGCCGGCGGCCGGGCTGGAGGAGAGGCTCGCCCGGCTGTGGTGCGACCTCCTCGGCCTGGACCGGGTCGGCAGGGACGAGAACTTCTTCGACCTCGGCGGCCACTCGATGCTCATGGTCAGGCTGCAGGCCGTCCTCGGCGAGGAACTCGGTCACGAGCTCGCCGTCGTCGACCTGTTCCGCAGCCCCACCGTGGCCACGCTCGCCGCCGCCATCGAACGCCCGCCCGCCGGCTCCGCACCGCCGCCGGAAGCCGGTGCCGAGCACGCCAGGAAGCGTGCGGACCGCAGGAGACGACTCAAGCAGGGACACCACAATGGCTGATCACGCGATGGACGACGACGGCGACGAGCTGGAGCGGATCGCGGTGATCGGCATGGCCTGCCGGGTTCCCGGCGCCGCGAACGTCACCCGGTTCTGGGCCAACCTCGTCAACGGCACCGAGTCGATCGAGATCGGCGACGTCCCGCCCGGCATGCCGCCCGGTTACGTCCCCGCCACCGGCCGCCTGGACGGGGTGGAGGACTTCGACGCCGAGTTCTTCGGCATGACGCCCCGCGAGGCCGAGCAGGCCGACCCGCAGCACCGGCTGTTCCTGGAGCAGTGCTGGGCCGCTCTGGAGGACGCCGCCTGCGACCCCGCCAGGTACCCCGGCCGGATCGGAATCTGGGGCGGCTGCTCGTTCAACACCTACCTGGTGCTCAACCTGCTGCCGCGCCTGAGCGGAGGCGGCGTGCCCATGGAGTATCCGGCCTCGCTCCTGCACGGCAACGACAAGGACTACCTGACCAGCAGGGTCGCCTACAAGCTCGGCCTGAGCGGGCCGGCGGTCACGGTCCAGACGGCGTGCTCCACCTCCCTGGTTGCGGTCGCCCAGGCCTGCCAGGCGCTGCTGGACTACCAGTGCGACACCGCCCTGGCCGGCGGCGCCTCGGTGAAACTGCCGCAGGACCTCGGCTACCTGTACGAGAGCGGCGGGATCCAGTCGCCCGACGGCCACTGCCGCGCCTTCGACGCCGACGCCGCAGGCACCGTGTTCACCAACGGGCTCGGCGTCGTCGTCCTCAAACGGCTCTCCGACGCGATCGCCGACGGCGACGTCGTGCACGCGGTCATCCTCGGCAGCGCCGTCAACAGCGACGGCAACCGCAAGGTCGGCTACGCCGCGCCCAGCGTCGACGGGCAGGCCGAAGCCATCGCCGCCGCCTACCGGGCGGCCGAGATCAGCCCTCATACGGTCGGGTACGTCGAGGCCCACGGCACCGGCACCGCCGTCGGCGACCCGATCGAACTGGCCGCCCTCGACGAGGTCTTCGGCCGGGCCGGAGCCGCCCCGGGATCGGTCGCCATCGGGTCCGTCAAGACCAACGTCGGTCACCTCAACGCCGCCTCCGGCGTCATCGGCCTGATGAAGGCCGTCCTCGCCGTACGGCACGGCCGGATCCCGGCCAGCCTCAACTACCGCCGCCCCAACCCCCGCGCCGGCCGCAACAGCCCGTTCGCCGTGAACGACACGCTCCGCCCGTGGCCGGAGCGGGACGGCCCGCGCCGCGCCGGCGTGAGCTCCTTCGGCGTCGGCGGCACCAACGCCCACGTCGTCATCGAGGAGGCGCCCCCCGTCCGCCCCCCGGCCACGCCCGCCCGGCTCCACCAGGTCATCACGGTCTCCGCCCGGACCGGCCAGGCCCTGACCGAGGCCCGCACCACCCTGGCCGCGACGCTCACCGGCCCCGTGGACGCCGGGCTGGCGGCCGTCGCCTCGACCCTGCAGCGGGGACGCCGGGCGTTCGCGCACCGGGTCGCCGTCGTCTGCGCCGACCCCGCCGAGGGAGCCGCCGCGCTGGCCCGTGCCACCGGGAGAGTCGCCGTGGAGCGGCCCTCACCGGTGTTCCTCTTCCCCGGTCAGGGCAGCCAGTACCGCGGGATGGCCGCCGGGCTGCTGGAGTCCGAGCCGGAGTTCGCGGCGCAGGTACGGGCCTGCGCGCGGATCCTCGACCCGCTGATCGGGCACGACCTGGCCGAGTTGCTCGCCGTACCGGCGGGGCCTGGTGAACCCGACCCGCTGGTGGCCACCGAGCTCGCCCAGCCGGCCCTGTTCACCGTCGAGTACGCGCTGGCCCGCTGGTGGGAGTCCATCGGGGTGCGCCCCGTGGCCATGCTCGGTCACAGCATCGGCGAATGGGTGGCCGCCTGCCTGGCGGGCGTCTTCACCCTGCCGGACGCGCTCACCCTCGTCGCCGCCCGAGGACGCCTGATCGGTGCGCTGCCGCGAGGCTCGATGCTGGCCGTCGAACTCACCGAGACGCAGGCCCGCGCCTACGAGGCGCAGGGGCTCACGATCGCGGCCGTGAACGCGCCGGCCCGGTGCGTCCTGTCGGGCCCCGCCGAAGCCGTCGAGCGGGTCCGGGCCGAACTCGTCGAACGCGGCGTGGCCGCCCGCCCGCTCGCCACCTCGCACGCCTTCCACTCCGGCGCCCTCGACCCCATGGTCGCGCCCTTCGCCGACCTGGTCGCGGCCGTGCCCCGGCAGGCGCCGCGCGTCCCGTTCGTCTCCAACGTCACCGGAACCTGGATCGGCGGAGCGGAGGCCACGGATCCCCGCTACTGGGGCCGGCAGGCCCGCAGGGCCGTCCGGTTCGCCGACGGGATCACCGCCCTGCTCAGCGTGCAGCGCCCGATCCTGCTGGAGGTGGGGCCCGGCCGCGCGCTGGGCCGCCTCGCCGCGCAGACCGCCGGGACCGGTACCGCCGTCGTGGGGACGCTCCCCGGGGCCGGCGGTTCGGGTTCCACGCCCGCCGCGCTGGCCGGCGCGGTCGCCGCCCTGTGGGAGCACGGCGCCGACCTCGACTGGGCCGCCTACCACGGCGGCGCCCCGAGGGCCGCCGCGCAGCTGCCCGGCTACCCCTTCCAGCGCCGCCGCCACTGGATCGACCCGCTGGACGCGCCCCCCGCCCCGCTTCCCGCGCCGCCCGCCACCCCGGCCGTTTCGCCCGCTCCCGCCGCCTCCGTCGCCTCCGCCGCCGAGCCGGTGGAGGTCGCCGGCGCGGAAGCGGAGACCGACGAGCTCACCGGGCGGATCCTCGCGCTCTGGCGTGACCTCCTGGGGTTCGACGAGCTCGGCGTCACCGACGACCTGTTCATGCTGGGCGGCGACTCCCTCGTCGCCACCCGGCTGATCTCACGCGCCGACCGGCTCTTCGACGTCGAAGTGCCGCTCGACGAGTTCCTGGACGAGCCCACGGT
It includes:
- a CDS encoding non-ribosomal peptide synthetase; its protein translation is MTEQIVTPPPVTADRRELLRELLRSRALQAADHQPASAGQRALWLFDQLHPGSPAYHLGGAARIEGAFDASAMRAALVQVTRRHPVLRTTLVAVDGELRQRLSGEATVEFDELDMTGCPAEWVDQVVAEFTERPFDLGHGPLLRVQVLRLDDDAHLLVLAAHHVATDLWSFGIIADDLQRFYTAEVTGVPADTAAPAAGYLDFVRWQRDLLDGPAGRAGGDYWERQLEGEVPRLDLPLDRPRPARPAHRAAACSFTLDRTLTLALKELARQTGATPYMALLTVFTTLMHRYTGQRDIWIGSATSSRGRPAFHDVLGYFANIMVVRTRIEPRQTFRSLLDQVRKTVLDGLEHQDFPYPMVIQRLAERRSDSGSPLFDVAFHYESSLSSAQRGLSLIGTGFTDAEIAVGDIVLRPHELAHHGSEHDLTLFVEEIDDTLYCSLRYAVDLFDRATVRDMADHLTVLAGECVRRPDAGLGTLPILAPDERHRILTAWNRPDDGVSTSRSCAHHLVIAQAERTPDRTAVVCEDRSLSYAELVAQARRFASVLRAHGVGPEVKVGLSADGSCDLVVGMLAVLIAGGAYIPLDPGYPPKRLEYMMEDSAVRLLLTQRRLAGRLPETGVPVLYLDDDHPAPKPEPEAVEATADNLAYVIYTSGSTGRPKGVMVEHRGVVDLDLAHRQGFPPDPDRRILQNASISFDVSTWEWLMALGSGAALHLAPRAALRPGPPLIDVVRRRGITSLSATPSVMGTMDPADLPSVTELTSVGEAITAETVRAWAPGRRVVNAYGPTEITVFCTLEHCEPDGRTPAIGRPVAGTELYVLDDYLEPVPVGVVGELYIGGTGVTRGYQNRPDLTADRFVPHPFSDRPGARVYRTGDRVRFGRDGRLHYLGRNDHQVKIRGVRTEPGEVQAEIVGHPAVREALVLARPARNGELQLVGYVVRHAGDDTSAAAIRDHLAQRLMPNMVPAHLVLLDGFPLNPNGKTDRDRLPDPDETAADRPASGAPPRTETERELAAVWHEVLGVTVSGIDDNFFELGGHSLLATRIVTRLHQLRGVEIPLHEVFDAPTIRTLAARVEALSGAAGAPEPIERRPRGPEGLPLSFAQQRLWFMEQLRPGDQAYRLAGELHLEGRLDADRLRAAMALVVGRHEVLRTVYRALDGEPRQFVLDVPADPLPLLDLAGTPEADWDRVLGERMREFDSEPFDLTAGPARAVLLRLAEDHHVALLALHHIAGDGWSMRVLVEELTACYRLLSEGGAPPPEVAVQYADFACWQRDRQDSEDGARALGYWERRLAGAPPAIELPVDRPRTGRPGRPRRVTRELETPLVGALQRLASGENATLSMTLLAAFKLLLSRWSGQDDVLVGLPVAGRLRTDVERAIGLFVNTVVIRTDTGGDPTFLDLLRQVRQSVLEADAHQEVPFEQIVERLAPDRDVSRTPIYQVVFNMINLDELVVDIPGIDAWVTETEDVSPRFDLTLYAKPYDGALTLDVVCDGDLFAAGTVTALLRQLEALLIQVTADPRRPVDELSLAAPEPDARSHPAGTGAPVHERFLAAAGRHPGAAALHHDGRTVTYGELAGRAETLAAALREAGVGRGDRVAVHAGRDPGLVTALLGVLRAGAAFAVLDRDHPLPRRTAAAGKLAASAWLDATGATGPPGVLGPPVPFALAVADLPHRPGPEEPFPPVRPADTAYVAFTSGSTGTPKAVVGSHAPLAHFLDWYTTTFQVGPDDRFALTSGLSHDPLLRDVFVPLSIGASLHVPPPGRLADPGALATWLAASGITVLHLTPPMARFLAGAADAALPALRYVFFGGDLLTEREVAVMRRIAPHAALVNFYGATETPQAHAYHVVGDLAPGQSVPLGRGVHPARLLVLRGGRQAGVGELGEIVVQSPHLADGYLDDPEATAERFADGRYRTGDLGRLQADGTVAYAGRADRQVKVRGYRVDPTEVETYLRTQAADAYVTAGVDSSGETTLVAYVVGADDPAGLRARIGGALPAYLVPARIVPVPELPLTANGKVDVTALAALTPDTPREAAGKPPAAGLEERLARLWCDLLGLDRVGRDENFFDLGGHSMLMVRLQAVLGEELGHELAVVDLFRSPTVATLAAAIERPPAGSAPPPEAGAEHARKRADRRRRLKQGHHNG